A region from the Coffea eugenioides isolate CCC68of chromosome 9, Ceug_1.0, whole genome shotgun sequence genome encodes:
- the LOC113781941 gene encoding 60S ribosomal protein L9-like, which produces MSPPPGPYSGTSTLALVRKVDMLEEVTVIWSEKVKDELVLDGNDIELVSRSAALINQKCHVKNKDIRKFLDGIYVSEKGQIAEEE; this is translated from the exons ATGTCGCCTCCTCCTGGACCCTACTCCGGCACCAGCACTCTCGCCTTG GTGAGGAAGGTGGATATGCTTGAAGAAGTCACTGTTATCTGGTCTGAGAAGGTTAAGGACGAATTGGTGTTGGATGGCAATGACATTGAGCTTGTTTCCCGATCTGCTGCCCTGATAAACCAA AAATGCCATGTGAAGAACAAAGATATCCGGAAGTTCCTTGATGGTATCTATGTCAGTGAGAAGGGGCAAATAGCCGAGGAGGAGTGA